A genome region from Manihot esculenta cultivar AM560-2 chromosome 5, M.esculenta_v8, whole genome shotgun sequence includes the following:
- the LOC110615790 gene encoding ribosome-recycling factor, chloroplastic isoform X1 gives MATAFSSTTPLRSVFQSKPKPPKILLSLPVSSYGANYNDNNRSHSAAVSLWSSTSHYAGATKLSANSIAVKQLLQKRRGVIQCATIEEIEAEKSSIEKDAKARMEKTIETVRTNFNSVRTGRANPAILDKIEVEYYGSPVSLKSIAQISTPESSSLLVQPYDKSSLKAIEKAIVSSDLGLTPNNDGEVIRLSLPQLTSERRKELSKMVAKQAEEGKVALRNIRRDALKAYEKLEKEKKLSEDNVKDLSSDLQKLTDEYMKKIDSIFKQKEKELLKV, from the exons ATGGCTACTGCGTTCTCTTCAACGACACCACTCAGGTCCGTCTTCCAATCCAAGCCAAAACCTCCCAAAATCCTCCTTTCTCTTCCAG TTTCGTCTTATGGTGCAAACTACAATGATAACAACCGTTCACATAGTGCCGCTGTGAGTTTGTGGAGCTCGACTTCTCACTACGCCGGTGCCACCAAACTTTCCGCCAACTCCATTGCTGTGAAgcagttgttgcagaagag AAGAGGAGTGATACAGTGCGCGACCATTGAAGAAATTGAAGCGGAGAAGTCCTCTATTGAGAAGGATGCT AAAGCAAGGATGGAAAAGACCATTGAAACAGTCAGAACCAATTTTAATTCTGTAAGGACAGGCAGGGCAAACCCAGCAATACTAGATAAGATTGAG GTGGAGTATTATGGAAGCCCAGTCAGCTTGAAGAGCATAGCTCAAATCAGTACTCCTGAATCAAGTTCTCTTTTAGTCCAGCCATATGACAAATCCAG CTTAAAGGCTATAGAGAAGGCCATTGTCAGCTCTGATCTTGGTTTGACTCCAAATAATGATGGAGAAGTGATACGGTTGTCCCTTCCTCAATTGACCTCAGAAAGAAGGAAG GAGTTGTCAAAAATGGTTGCTAAACAGGCTGAAGAAGGAAAG GTAGCATTGAGGAATATTAGAAGAGATGCACTGAAAGCCTATGAGAAACTGGAGAAG GAGAAAAAGCTCTCAGAGGATAATGTCAAGGACTTGTCCAGTGACTTACAG
- the LOC110614392 gene encoding probable inactive patatin-like protein 9 — MELSKVTLEIFSKLEQKWLSHCEHSKKTRVLSIDGGGTTGIVAGAALIHLEDQIRLKVGDPQARVSDFFDIIAGTGIGALLAALLAADDGSGRPLFSARDAVAFLSQEKSELFKVKLTRFLHRRGRFSGKSIDRVLKEAFRRDDGKILTLKDTCKPLLIPCYDLNSSAPFVFSRADALESPSFNFDLWKVCRATLATPSLFKPFNLTSVDGKTSCCGIDGGLVMNNPTAAAVTHVLHNKRDFPSVNGVEDLLVLSLGNGPLSGSLSRRNHRRNGECSTSSVVDIVLEGVSETIDQMLGNAFCWNRSDYVRIQVNGLTSDGVMGPKVEDEVLKEKGVESLPFGGKRLMEETNGQRIESFVQRLVASGRSSLPPSPCKDSAVSPLANGR, encoded by the exons ATGGAGCTTAGCAAAGTCACGCTCGAGATCTTTTCCAAGCTTGAGCAGAAGTGGCTATCTCACTGTGAGCACTCCAAGAAAACGCGTGTGCTCAGCATTGATGGCGGTGGAACTACTGGTATTGTCGCCGGTGCTGCTCTTATCCACCTCGAGGACCAGATCCGCCTCAAAGTCGGTGACCCTCAGGCTCGAGTCTCTGATTTTTTTGACATCATTGCTGGCACTGGCATTGGTGCTCTCCTCGCTGCGTTGTTGGCCGCTGATGACGGCTCCGGCCGTCCTCTTTTCTCTGCCAGAGACGCTGTAGCATTCCTTTCCCAGGAAAAATCCGAGCTCTTCAAGGTCAAGCTTACTAGGTTCCTCCACCGACGCGGAAGATTCTCCGGGAAGAGCATAGACAGGGTATTAAAGGAAGCATTCAGGCGAGATGATGGAAAGATCTTGACCTTAAAGGACACGTGTAAGCCTCTTCTCATTCCTTGCTATGACCTCAACAGCTCTGCTCCCTTTGTTTTCTCCAGAGCAGACGCGTTAGAGTCACCGAGTTTCAACTTCGATCTCTGGAAAGTCTGCCGTGCCACGCTAGCCACGCCAAGCCTCTTTAAGCCGTTTAACTTGACGTCCGTCGACGGAAAGACCTCTTGCTGCGGCATTGATGGAGGTCTAGTGATGAACAACCCGACTGCTGCTGCAGTTACACACGTGCTCCACAACAAGCGAGATTTCCCGTCAGTCAACGGAGTAGAGGATCTGTTGGTTCTATCCTTGGGTAATGGTCCATTAAGTGGATCGTTAAGTAGGAGGAATCACCGGCGTAACGGGGAGTGCTCCACTTCGTCCGTTGTGGATATTGTTCTTGAAGGAGTTTCGGAGACTATAGACCAAATGTTGGGGAACGCTTTTTGTTGGAACCGTTCAGACTACGTCAGAATCCAG GTAAATGGATTGACGAGCGATGGAGTAATGGGCCCAAAAGTGGAAGACGAGGTATTGAAGGAGAAAGGAGTGGAGTCCTTGCCTTTTGGGGGGAAGCGGTTAATGGAGGAGACGAACGGACAAAGAATCGAGAGCTTTGTGCAACGCCTCGTTGCTTCAGGAAGAAGTAGCTTGCCACCTAGTCCCTGCAAGGATTCCGCCGTAAGCCCTCTAGCCAACGGCCGTTAG
- the LOC110615790 gene encoding ribosome-recycling factor, chloroplastic isoform X2 translates to MATAFSSTTPLRSVFQSKPKPPKILLSLPVSSYGANYNDNNRSHSAAVSLWSSTSHYAGATKLSANSIAVKQLLQKRRGVIQCATIEEIEAEKSSIEKDAKARMEKTIETVRTNFNSVRTGRANPAILDKIEVEYYGSPVSLKSIAQISTPESSSLLVQPYDKSSLKAIEKAIVSSDLGLTPNNDGEVIRLSLPQLTSERRKELSKMVAKQAEEGKKLANGDTQLSLQVLSFLN, encoded by the exons ATGGCTACTGCGTTCTCTTCAACGACACCACTCAGGTCCGTCTTCCAATCCAAGCCAAAACCTCCCAAAATCCTCCTTTCTCTTCCAG TTTCGTCTTATGGTGCAAACTACAATGATAACAACCGTTCACATAGTGCCGCTGTGAGTTTGTGGAGCTCGACTTCTCACTACGCCGGTGCCACCAAACTTTCCGCCAACTCCATTGCTGTGAAgcagttgttgcagaagag AAGAGGAGTGATACAGTGCGCGACCATTGAAGAAATTGAAGCGGAGAAGTCCTCTATTGAGAAGGATGCT AAAGCAAGGATGGAAAAGACCATTGAAACAGTCAGAACCAATTTTAATTCTGTAAGGACAGGCAGGGCAAACCCAGCAATACTAGATAAGATTGAG GTGGAGTATTATGGAAGCCCAGTCAGCTTGAAGAGCATAGCTCAAATCAGTACTCCTGAATCAAGTTCTCTTTTAGTCCAGCCATATGACAAATCCAG CTTAAAGGCTATAGAGAAGGCCATTGTCAGCTCTGATCTTGGTTTGACTCCAAATAATGATGGAGAAGTGATACGGTTGTCCCTTCCTCAATTGACCTCAGAAAGAAGGAAG GAGTTGTCAAAAATGGTTGCTAAACAGGCTGAAGAAGGAAAG AAATTGGCTAATGGGGATACTCAACTGAGCCTACAGGTTCTCAGCTTTCTAAATTAG